One region of Cobetia sp. cqz5-12 genomic DNA includes:
- a CDS encoding cupin domain-containing protein encodes MADDVGARLRALRTLRGISQRELAKRCGVTHSSLSLIEQGKVSPSVSSLSKILAAIPMSVGDFFTMELENTGKVFYDADELTNVGSGEVIFKLVGAKRRDRALSFMIETYPPISDTGREMITHQGEEAGVIIEGEIEITIGGDTRVLKAGEAYYFDTNVPHRFRNIGDVECRLVSCATPARMF; translated from the coding sequence ATGGCAGATGATGTCGGTGCACGCCTGCGGGCGCTGCGAACCCTGCGTGGTATCTCGCAACGCGAGCTGGCCAAGCGCTGTGGTGTGACCCACTCCAGCCTGTCGCTGATCGAACAGGGCAAGGTCAGCCCGTCGGTGAGCTCACTGTCGAAGATTCTCGCCGCCATTCCCATGAGCGTCGGCGACTTCTTCACCATGGAGCTCGAGAACACCGGCAAGGTCTTCTACGACGCGGATGAACTCACCAATGTCGGTAGCGGTGAGGTGATCTTCAAGCTGGTGGGCGCCAAGCGTCGTGACCGCGCCCTGTCCTTCATGATCGAGACCTACCCGCCGATCAGTGATACCGGCCGCGAGATGATCACTCACCAGGGTGAAGAGGCCGGAGTGATCATCGAGGGCGAGATCGAGATCACCATCGGCGGCGACACGCGAGTATTGAAGGCAGGCGAAGCCTACTACTTCGATACCAACGTGCCGCATCGCTTCCGCAACATCGGTGATGTCGAGTGTCGTCTGGTCAGCTGCGCGACGCCTGCCCGCATGTTCTAG
- the gatB gene encoding Asp-tRNA(Asn)/Glu-tRNA(Gln) amidotransferase subunit GatB produces MQWEVVIGLEVHAQLATQSKIFSGSSTTYGAEPNTQASAVDLGLPGTLPVLNEQAVAMAVRFGLAVNAAVAGRSVFERKNYFYPDLPKGYQTSQMDQPIVGPGELEILLEDGTRKSIRIHHAHLEEDAGKSLHEDFQGMTGIDLNRAGTPLLEIVSEPDMRSAKEAVAYVKAIHAIVTYLGISDGNMAEGSLRCDVNVSVRPKGQEAFGTRAEIKNVNSFRFIERAIHFEVERQIELIEDGGKVVQETRLYDPDADETRSMRTKEEANDYRYFPCPDLLPVEVDEAYIEHLRQTLPELPAEKRARFESELGLSAYDASVLSASREMADFFEEVKDVCGDAKQAANWVQGELTGRLNKENLDINVSPVSAAQLGGLIKRIVDETINGKAAKQVFAALWDGEGESADEIIESRGLKQVTDSGAIEAVVDQVIADNPAQVTQYQEAEPDKRGKMIGFFVGQVMKASRGTANPQQVNKVLKDKLDSLS; encoded by the coding sequence ATGCAATGGGAAGTCGTAATCGGGCTTGAGGTTCACGCTCAGCTCGCCACCCAGTCAAAGATCTTCTCCGGCTCGTCCACCACCTACGGTGCCGAGCCCAACACCCAGGCCAGCGCGGTCGATCTCGGCCTGCCGGGCACCCTGCCGGTGCTCAACGAGCAGGCCGTGGCCATGGCCGTGCGCTTCGGTCTCGCCGTCAATGCCGCCGTGGCCGGCCGTTCGGTGTTCGAGCGCAAGAACTACTTCTATCCGGACCTGCCCAAGGGCTACCAGACCAGCCAGATGGACCAGCCCATCGTCGGCCCGGGGGAACTCGAGATCCTGCTCGAGGATGGCACGCGCAAGTCGATCCGCATCCACCATGCCCACCTCGAGGAAGACGCCGGCAAGTCGCTGCACGAAGACTTCCAGGGCATGACCGGTATCGACCTCAACCGCGCCGGCACGCCGCTGCTGGAAATCGTCTCCGAGCCGGACATGCGCTCCGCCAAGGAAGCGGTGGCCTACGTCAAGGCGATCCACGCCATCGTGACGTATCTCGGCATCTCCGACGGCAACATGGCCGAAGGCTCGCTGCGTTGCGACGTCAACGTCTCGGTACGCCCCAAGGGCCAGGAAGCCTTCGGCACCCGCGCCGAGATCAAGAACGTCAACTCCTTCCGCTTCATCGAGCGCGCCATCCACTTCGAGGTGGAGCGTCAGATCGAGCTGATCGAGGACGGCGGCAAGGTGGTACAGGAAACCCGCCTGTACGACCCGGACGCCGACGAGACGCGCAGCATGCGCACCAAGGAAGAAGCCAACGACTACCGCTACTTCCCGTGCCCGGACCTGCTGCCGGTGGAAGTCGACGAGGCTTACATCGAACACCTGCGCCAGACCCTGCCGGAACTGCCGGCCGAGAAGCGCGCCCGTTTCGAGAGCGAACTGGGCCTGTCCGCCTATGATGCCAGCGTGCTGTCCGCCAGCCGCGAGATGGCCGACTTCTTCGAGGAAGTGAAGGATGTCTGCGGCGATGCCAAGCAGGCTGCCAACTGGGTGCAGGGCGAGCTGACCGGCCGTCTCAACAAGGAAAACCTCGACATCAACGTCAGCCCGGTTTCCGCGGCCCAGCTGGGTGGCCTGATCAAGCGCATCGTCGATGAGACCATCAACGGCAAGGCCGCCAAGCAGGTGTTCGCCGCACTGTGGGATGGCGAAGGCGAGAGCGCCGACGAGATCATCGAATCACGCGGCCTCAAGCAGGTCACTGACAGCGGCGCCATCGAAGCCGTGGTCGATCAGGTGATCGCCGACAACCCGGCTCAGGTGACCCAGTATCAGGAAGCCGAGCCGGACAAGCGCGGCAAGATGATCGGCTTCTTCGTCGGTCAGGTGATGAAGGCCTCACGCGGCACCGCCAACCCGCAACAGGTCAACAAGGTGCTGAAGGACAAGCTGGACAGCCTCAGCTGA
- the gatA gene encoding Asp-tRNA(Asn)/Glu-tRNA(Gln) amidotransferase subunit GatA, with translation MSSSIALHDKTLSELAQGLEAGEYTSRELTEAFLARIERLDGELNSYITLCREDALRDADAADARRAAGNAATLTGVPMAIKDIFCTEGVRTSCGSKMLDNFVSPYDATVIEKLKAEGVVILGKTNLDEFAMGSSNENSHYGAVKNPWDLSAVPGGSSGGSAAAVAAGLAPAALGTDTGGSIRQPAAFCGITGLKPTYGRVSRYGMIAYASSLDQGGPMARSAEDCARLMNVIAGADPRDSTSVVRGVPDYVEGLDYNLKGLKIGLPKEYFGEGLSEEVEASVRAAIKVFEDAGASVQEISLPHTHLAIPTYYVIAPAEASSNLSRYDGVRFGHRCKDPQDLEDLYKRTREEGFGDEVKRRIIIGTHTLSEGFFDAYYIKAQKVRRLIRQDFLDAFDQVDVLMGPAAPTPAFDLGAHKDPLSMYLQDLYTIAINLAGIPGISVPAGLAGKRPVGLQILGPHFGEQTLLGVAHQFQQLTDWHRQRPEFGQEQA, from the coding sequence ATGTCATCGTCCATTGCACTACATGACAAGACGCTCAGTGAGCTGGCGCAAGGCCTGGAGGCCGGCGAATACACCAGCCGCGAGCTGACGGAAGCCTTCCTGGCCCGTATCGAACGCCTCGACGGCGAGCTCAACAGCTACATCACCCTGTGCCGCGAAGACGCGCTGCGTGATGCGGATGCCGCCGATGCACGCCGTGCCGCTGGCAATGCCGCCACGCTGACCGGCGTGCCGATGGCCATCAAGGACATCTTCTGCACCGAAGGTGTGCGCACCAGCTGCGGCTCGAAGATGCTCGACAACTTCGTCTCGCCCTACGACGCCACCGTGATCGAGAAGCTCAAGGCCGAAGGCGTGGTGATACTCGGCAAGACCAACCTCGATGAGTTCGCGATGGGCTCCTCGAACGAGAACAGCCACTACGGTGCCGTCAAGAACCCGTGGGACCTGTCCGCCGTCCCGGGCGGCAGCTCCGGCGGCAGTGCCGCCGCCGTCGCGGCAGGCCTTGCGCCGGCCGCACTCGGCACCGACACCGGCGGTTCCATCCGCCAGCCGGCCGCCTTCTGTGGCATCACCGGCCTCAAGCCGACCTATGGTCGCGTCTCGCGCTACGGCATGATCGCCTATGCCTCCAGTCTCGATCAGGGCGGCCCGATGGCTCGCTCCGCCGAGGACTGCGCGCGCCTGATGAACGTGATCGCCGGCGCCGATCCGCGCGACTCCACCAGCGTGGTGCGCGGCGTGCCGGATTACGTCGAAGGACTGGACTACAACCTCAAGGGCCTGAAGATCGGCCTGCCGAAGGAATACTTCGGCGAAGGCCTGTCCGAGGAAGTCGAAGCTTCCGTACGTGCCGCGATCAAGGTCTTCGAGGATGCCGGTGCCAGCGTGCAGGAAATCTCGCTGCCGCATACCCACCTGGCCATCCCGACCTACTACGTGATCGCGCCGGCCGAGGCCTCCTCCAACCTGTCACGTTACGACGGCGTGCGCTTCGGCCATCGCTGCAAGGACCCGCAGGACCTGGAAGACCTCTACAAGCGCACGCGGGAAGAAGGCTTCGGCGATGAGGTGAAGCGTCGCATCATCATCGGCACGCACACCCTGTCCGAAGGCTTCTTCGATGCCTACTACATCAAGGCCCAGAAGGTGCGTCGCCTGATCCGCCAGGACTTCCTCGATGCCTTCGACCAGGTCGATGTGTTGATGGGCCCGGCGGCACCGACTCCGGCGTTCGATCTCGGCGCGCACAAGGACCCGCTGTCCATGTACCTGCAGGATCTCTACACCATCGCCATCAACCTGGCGGGCATTCCGGGCATCAGCGTGCCGGCCGGCCTGGCAGGCAAGCGCCCGGTGGGTCTGCAGATCCTCGGCCCGCACTTCGGTGAGCAGACCCTGCTGGGCGTCGCGCACCAGTTCCAGCAACTCACCGACTGGCACCGCCAGCGCCCGGAATTCGGACAGGAGCAAGCCTGA
- the gatC gene encoding Asp-tRNA(Asn)/Glu-tRNA(Gln) amidotransferase subunit GatC produces MALEHSDVLRAAHLARLGLASQDAEAYVEDLNRILAMVDQLQQVDTDGVAPLAHPLEATQRLRADEVTESNQRERFQQVAPATEQGLYLVPRVVE; encoded by the coding sequence ATGGCCCTTGAACATTCAGATGTGCTGCGTGCCGCTCACCTCGCACGCCTGGGTCTTGCCTCGCAGGATGCCGAAGCCTACGTCGAGGATCTCAACCGGATTCTCGCCATGGTCGACCAGCTGCAACAGGTCGATACCGACGGCGTCGCACCGCTGGCGCACCCGCTGGAAGCCACGCAACGCCTGCGCGCGGACGAAGTCACCGAATCGAATCAGCGCGAGCGTTTTCAGCAGGTGGCCCCGGCCACAGAGCAGGGTCTGTATCTGGTTCCGCGCGTCGTCGAGTGA
- a CDS encoding rod shape-determining protein, producing the protein MFKRLRGLFSSDLSIDLGTANTLIYVRGRGIVLDEPSVVAIRQSGNARSVAAVGADAKRMLGRTPGNITAIRPMKDGVIADFTVTEQMLQHFIRKVHQSTFLTPSPRVLVCVPCMSTQVERRAIKESAEGAGAREVYLIEEPMAAAIGAGLPVEEAMGSMVVDIGGGTTEIAIISLNGVVYSESVRIGGDRFDEAITSYVRRHYGSLIGEATAERIKEEIGCAYPGGELREIDVRGRNLAEGIPRSFTLNSHEILDALQEPLAAIVSVVKSALEQSPPELASDIAERGLVLTGGGALLRDIDKLIAEETGLPVIIAEDPLTCVARGGGKALEMIDQHTFELLSSD; encoded by the coding sequence ATGTTTAAACGTTTACGTGGGCTGTTCTCGAGCGATCTGTCGATCGATCTGGGTACTGCCAACACGCTTATTTATGTGCGCGGTCGCGGTATCGTGCTCGACGAGCCCTCAGTCGTGGCCATTCGCCAGTCCGGGAATGCCCGCAGTGTGGCGGCCGTCGGTGCCGATGCCAAGCGCATGCTGGGGCGTACCCCCGGCAATATCACGGCCATCCGTCCGATGAAGGACGGCGTCATCGCCGACTTCACCGTTACCGAACAGATGCTCCAGCATTTCATCCGCAAGGTGCATCAGAGCACCTTCCTGACACCCAGCCCCCGTGTGCTGGTGTGTGTGCCGTGCATGTCGACCCAGGTCGAGCGTCGCGCCATCAAGGAATCGGCCGAAGGGGCCGGCGCGCGTGAGGTCTACCTGATCGAGGAGCCGATGGCTGCCGCGATCGGTGCGGGCCTGCCGGTGGAAGAAGCGATGGGCTCCATGGTGGTCGATATCGGTGGTGGTACCACTGAAATCGCCATCATCTCGCTCAATGGCGTGGTCTATTCCGAATCCGTGCGTATCGGCGGTGACCGCTTCGACGAAGCCATCACCTCCTATGTGCGTCGCCACTACGGCAGCCTGATCGGTGAGGCGACGGCCGAGCGCATCAAGGAAGAGATTGGTTGTGCCTATCCGGGCGGCGAGCTGCGCGAGATCGACGTGCGCGGCCGCAACCTGGCAGAAGGCATTCCGCGTTCCTTCACGCTCAACTCCCACGAGATCCTCGATGCGCTGCAGGAGCCGCTGGCGGCCATCGTCTCGGTGGTCAAGAGCGCGCTCGAGCAGTCTCCGCCGGAGCTGGCCTCCGACATCGCCGAGCGCGGCCTGGTGCTGACCGGTGGTGGTGCGCTGCTGCGTGACATCGACAAGCTGATCGCGGAAGAGACGGGCCTGCCGGTGATCATCGCCGAAGACCCGCTGACCTGCGTGGCGCGTGGTGGTGGCAAGGCGCTGGAAATGATCGATCAGCACACCTTCGAGCTGCTGTCGAGCGATTGA
- the mreC gene encoding rod shape-determining protein MreC encodes MKPLFTRGPVPGYRMLLCAVLSLALMFAEDRFSWMVDVRASMATLVSPVQWVVSLPTEGISWGALVFADQQELADENRALREQLLNLSSRVQRMASLTSENTRLRELLNAGQRSDIPYITSQLLTLDADPFSHRMVVDRGEQDGVRIGLPVLDAYGLVGQVISTSAYNSRVLMISDASHAVPVEINRNGLRFIAQGSGKIDQVDVLHVPDTADIRVGDLLVTSGLALRFPRGLPVARVTEVYHDPGKPFARVSAEPIAQLERSRNFLIQMPPPVDTDNLYVDDSLDELPRDNLAAPRPEGDDAAQGSAEGASDAQAPTDAAGENN; translated from the coding sequence ATCAAACCCCTGTTCACGCGTGGCCCCGTGCCCGGTTACCGCATGCTGTTGTGCGCGGTGCTGTCACTCGCGCTGATGTTTGCCGAAGATCGCTTCAGCTGGATGGTCGATGTGCGCGCCAGCATGGCGACGCTGGTATCGCCCGTGCAGTGGGTCGTCAGCTTGCCGACGGAAGGCATCAGCTGGGGGGCACTGGTGTTTGCCGACCAGCAGGAGCTGGCCGACGAGAATCGCGCGCTGCGCGAACAGCTGCTCAATCTGTCCAGCCGTGTGCAACGCATGGCGAGCCTGACTTCCGAGAATACGCGTCTGCGCGAATTGCTCAATGCCGGGCAGCGTAGCGACATCCCCTATATCACCTCCCAGTTGCTGACCCTCGATGCTGACCCGTTCTCCCACCGCATGGTGGTGGACCGCGGCGAGCAGGATGGCGTGCGCATCGGCTTGCCGGTGCTCGATGCCTATGGCCTCGTCGGGCAGGTCATCTCCACCTCGGCCTACAACAGTCGCGTGCTGATGATCAGTGATGCCAGCCACGCCGTGCCGGTGGAGATCAATCGCAATGGCCTGCGTTTCATCGCCCAGGGCAGTGGCAAGATCGATCAGGTCGATGTGCTGCATGTGCCGGACACTGCCGACATTCGCGTGGGTGATCTGCTGGTGACTTCCGGACTGGCGCTGCGCTTTCCGCGCGGCCTGCCGGTGGCACGTGTCACCGAGGTCTATCATGATCCCGGCAAGCCGTTTGCCCGTGTCAGTGCCGAGCCCATCGCGCAGCTGGAGCGCTCGCGCAACTTCCTGATCCAGATGCCGCCGCCGGTGGACACCGACAACCTGTATGTCGATGACAGCCTCGATGAGTTGCCGCGTGACAACCTGGCGGCGCCCAGGCCCGAGGGTGACGACGCCGCACAAGGCTCCGCCGAGGGTGCGTCTGATGCCCAGGCACCCACCGATGCTGCCGGGGAGAACAACTGA
- the mreD gene encoding rod shape-determining protein MreD encodes MAFRPQTTLLCWFSLLLALCLQVMPLPDVWLIWRPQWLGLMLVYWCIVSPQSVGVFHGFLFGLALDVLQGAPLGHNALVLSLTAFMGVLLYQRIRAYSLLQQALLVIVVLGIAQLLDQWLRSLFGAGPVSLSFLLSAVIGGALWPWLYTLLQMLRRRVAA; translated from the coding sequence ATGGCCTTTCGTCCCCAGACCACCTTGCTGTGCTGGTTCTCGCTGCTGCTGGCGCTGTGCCTGCAGGTCATGCCATTGCCGGATGTGTGGCTGATCTGGCGGCCCCAGTGGCTGGGCCTGATGCTGGTCTACTGGTGCATCGTCTCGCCACAGAGTGTCGGTGTCTTCCACGGCTTCTTGTTCGGGCTGGCGCTGGATGTCCTGCAGGGCGCACCGCTGGGGCATAACGCCCTGGTGCTGTCGTTGACGGCCTTCATGGGCGTGCTGCTCTATCAGCGCATTCGCGCCTATTCACTGCTGCAGCAGGCATTGCTGGTGATCGTGGTGCTGGGCATCGCACAGTTGCTGGATCAATGGCTGCGCAGTCTGTTCGGTGCCGGCCCTGTCAGCCTGTCGTTCCTGCTCTCGGCGGTCATCGGCGGCGCGCTGTGGCCGTGGCTCTATACCCTGCTGCAGATGCTGCGTCGGCGGGTCGCAGCCTGA
- a CDS encoding Maf family protein, with protein MILASGSPRRRDLLASIGIHCEVAPVDIDETPQANESPEHYVLRLAREKAQAGFAALAQRTAVQTTGRRVLGADTALALDGRILGKPRDELDAREMLLSLSGRSHQVLSGVALCHGEAGRDMRCESELVESRVTFCTITPEEAARYWATGEPADKAGGYAIQGLGAVFVSHLEGSYSAVVGLPLHETAQLLSKAGVQPWQSL; from the coding sequence TTGATTCTGGCCTCGGGGTCGCCGCGTCGACGCGACCTGCTGGCCAGTATCGGCATCCACTGTGAGGTGGCACCGGTGGATATCGATGAGACGCCGCAGGCCAATGAGTCGCCGGAGCATTACGTGCTGCGTCTGGCGCGGGAGAAGGCGCAGGCCGGGTTCGCGGCTCTGGCGCAGCGGACGGCAGTCCAGACAACGGGGCGGCGAGTGCTCGGCGCGGATACCGCGCTGGCACTGGATGGACGCATTCTCGGCAAGCCGCGTGACGAGTTGGACGCGCGCGAGATGCTGCTCAGCCTCTCGGGGCGTAGCCATCAGGTGCTCAGTGGCGTGGCGCTGTGCCATGGTGAGGCCGGGCGCGACATGCGCTGCGAGAGCGAGCTGGTCGAGAGCCGCGTGACCTTTTGCACCATCACCCCGGAGGAGGCCGCACGCTACTGGGCGACCGGTGAGCCTGCCGACAAGGCGGGTGGCTACGCCATCCAGGGGCTCGGCGCCGTCTTCGTCAGCCATCTCGAAGGCAGTTACAGCGCCGTCGTCGGGCTGCCGCTGCATGAGACCGCACAGCTCTTGAGCAAGGCGGGCGTTCAGCCGTGGCAATCGCTCTGA
- the rng gene encoding ribonuclease G, which translates to MSGEVLINLTPMETRVAVVENGVLQEAFIERSGRRGIVGNIYRGKVVRVLPGMQAAFIDIGLERAAFIHAQEVMPAHTPHDEQLSIRELLSEGQPLVVQVTKDPIGTKGARLTTHLSVPSRYLVYMPDSPHTGVSQRIESDAERDRLKELTEQCLTALDPQAPGGFILRTAAEGISEAELKQDMHFLLRLWRKVSERRLTAAVPSVIYDDLPLFMRTLRDVMRDEIERVRIDSRENFIRLKEFASEFMPDMEGRIEYYPGERPIFDLFSVEDELHKAMGRKVQLKSGGYLVIDQTEAMTTIDVNTGGFVGHRNLEETIFKTNLEAATAIARQLRLRNLGGIIIIDFIDMEETEHQRQVLRVLEKSLERDHAKNKMTGVTELGLVQLTRKRTRESLEQVLCEACPTCQGRGTLKTPETVCYEIFREIMREERAYSPDTYMVLASQNVVDRLLDEESAAVADLESFIGKTIRFQVEAHYTQEQYDIVLM; encoded by the coding sequence ATGAGCGGCGAGGTATTGATCAACCTGACACCGATGGAGACCCGCGTGGCGGTGGTCGAGAACGGTGTCCTGCAGGAAGCCTTCATCGAACGCAGCGGGCGACGCGGCATCGTCGGCAACATCTACCGTGGCAAGGTGGTGAGAGTGTTGCCCGGCATGCAGGCGGCCTTCATCGATATCGGTCTCGAACGGGCGGCCTTCATCCATGCCCAGGAAGTCATGCCGGCGCACACGCCGCATGATGAGCAGCTCTCCATCCGCGAGCTGCTCAGCGAAGGCCAGCCACTGGTGGTGCAGGTCACCAAGGATCCCATCGGCACCAAGGGCGCCCGGCTGACCACGCATCTGTCGGTGCCGTCACGCTATCTGGTCTACATGCCGGACTCGCCGCATACCGGCGTGTCGCAGCGCATCGAGAGCGATGCCGAGCGTGACCGCCTCAAGGAGCTCACCGAGCAGTGCCTGACGGCGCTGGATCCACAAGCGCCCGGTGGCTTCATTCTGCGCACGGCGGCCGAAGGCATCAGCGAGGCCGAGCTCAAGCAGGACATGCACTTCCTGCTGCGGCTGTGGCGCAAGGTCAGCGAGCGTCGCCTGACCGCCGCCGTGCCCAGCGTGATCTATGATGATCTGCCACTGTTCATGCGCACGCTGCGCGACGTGATGCGTGACGAGATCGAGCGCGTGCGCATCGACTCGCGCGAGAACTTCATCCGGCTCAAGGAATTCGCCAGCGAGTTCATGCCCGACATGGAAGGGCGCATCGAGTATTACCCCGGCGAGCGACCGATCTTCGATCTGTTCAGTGTCGAGGATGAGCTGCACAAGGCGATGGGCCGCAAGGTGCAGCTCAAGAGTGGCGGCTATCTGGTGATCGACCAGACCGAGGCGATGACCACCATCGACGTCAACACCGGGGGGTTCGTCGGTCATCGCAACCTCGAAGAGACCATCTTCAAGACCAATCTCGAGGCGGCGACCGCCATCGCGCGCCAGCTGCGGCTGCGCAATCTCGGCGGCATCATCATCATCGACTTCATCGACATGGAAGAGACCGAGCACCAGCGCCAGGTGCTCAGGGTGCTCGAGAAGTCGCTGGAGCGTGATCACGCCAAGAACAAGATGACCGGCGTGACCGAGCTGGGCCTGGTGCAGCTGACGCGCAAGCGCACGCGCGAAAGTCTGGAGCAGGTACTGTGCGAGGCCTGCCCGACCTGTCAGGGGCGCGGCACCCTCAAGACGCCGGAGACGGTCTGCTACGAGATCTTCCGCGAGATCATGCGCGAAGAGCGCGCCTACAGCCCGGACACCTACATGGTGCTGGCCTCACAGAACGTGGTCGATCGCCTGCTGGACGAGGAATCCGCGGCCGTGGCGGACCTCGAGAGCTTCATCGGCAAGACCATCCGCTTCCAGGTCGAGGCGCATTACACCCAGGAGCAATACGATATTGTGCTCATGTGA